In Candidatus Cloacimonadota bacterium, a single genomic region encodes these proteins:
- a CDS encoding PTS sugar transporter subunit IIA: MWRKSINKNLIIINPDVSSKKELFEEMVNHVYNLDLVMNKKKFLNALLEREKMANTELIPGIALPHARTNATNKMFISIVILKKGLDYGNPDMGPVRIIFFFGCDEDHNKEYLQLLAKSNRILKMKGFQEKLLQSNKPEEIMELLTAFDDEIDESEEGRNYLLLFTLNIPDKTTEVMNSMVELGITNASIVDSTSMAKTLAYEMPIFAGLSYMAQGKSKRSSLIFAHIENRNLAKKLAKLLKENGIDLTKKGVGFLQTIKVEDIIGNFEEDIDL; encoded by the coding sequence ATGTGGAGAAAAAGCATAAATAAAAATCTTATCATTATCAATCCTGATGTAAGTTCCAAAAAAGAACTATTTGAGGAAATGGTCAATCATGTTTATAATCTTGACCTGGTGATGAACAAAAAGAAATTCTTGAATGCGCTTTTGGAACGTGAAAAAATGGCCAATACAGAATTGATACCGGGAATAGCACTTCCTCATGCCAGAACAAATGCTACAAACAAAATGTTTATTAGTATTGTCATCCTAAAAAAAGGTTTGGATTATGGCAATCCTGACATGGGGCCGGTGAGAATAATTTTCTTTTTCGGCTGTGATGAAGATCACAACAAAGAATATCTGCAACTTCTGGCAAAATCTAACCGTATCCTGAAAATGAAAGGTTTCCAGGAAAAACTTCTGCAAAGTAATAAACCTGAAGAAATTATGGAACTCCTCACAGCTTTTGATGATGAAATTGATGAAAGTGAAGAAGGCAGGAACTACCTGCTATTATTCACATTGAACATTCCTGACAAAACTACAGAAGTTATGAACAGCATGGTAGAATTGGGTATTACAAATGCATCGATTGTTGACTCTACTTCAATGGCAAAAACGCTGGCTTATGAAATGCCGATATTTGCTGGCCTCAGCTACATGGCTCAGGGAAAATCAAAACGATCCAGCCTGATTTTTGCACATATCGAAAACAGAAATCTGGCCAAAAAACTGGCGAAACTTCTGAAAGAAAACGGCATCGATCTAACCAAAAAAGGTGTGGGATTTCTTCAAACGATCAAGGTGGAAGATATTATCGGAAACTTCGAAGAAGATATAGATTTATAA